In one window of Tenacibaculum mesophilum DNA:
- a CDS encoding 2TM domain-containing protein yields the protein MEKEYTTAYKYAKAKKRVEKIKGFYIHLIVTVLIIPVLIFINLKFVPSYHWFYYPIIGMLIGVFFHWLGIFGIEKIGLGKDWEERKIKEFLENNNNGR from the coding sequence ATGGAAAAAGAATACACAACAGCTTACAAATATGCAAAAGCAAAAAAGAGAGTAGAGAAAATCAAAGGGTTTTACATTCATCTTATAGTCACTGTATTAATCATTCCAGTTTTAATTTTTATAAACTTAAAGTTTGTGCCAAGTTATCATTGGTTTTATTATCCAATAATAGGAATGTTAATTGGAGTTTTTTTTCATTGGTTGGGCATTTTTGGAATAGAAAAAATAGGCTTAGGAAAAGATTGGGAAGAACGTAAGATTAAAGAATTTTTAGAAAACAATAACAATGGAAGGTAA
- a CDS encoding 2TM domain-containing protein, which yields METINREQQYIRAQKRVDEIKKFYKHLVFYILINLIFIGRRIYKDIVYGDESVMEAFLDVNNYNLFFWWGVIVFLHGFNVFSKGKLFSKKWEERKIKEYMNK from the coding sequence ATGGAAACTATAAATAGAGAACAACAATATATAAGAGCTCAAAAAAGAGTAGATGAAATTAAAAAGTTCTACAAACATTTAGTGTTTTACATACTAATAAACTTAATTTTTATAGGAAGAAGAATATATAAAGATATTGTTTATGGAGACGAATCAGTAATGGAAGCTTTTTTAGATGTAAACAACTATAATTTGTTCTTTTGGTGGGGAGTTATAGTATTTTTACACGGATTTAATGTTTTTTCTAAAGGAAAACTTTTTTCTAAAAAATGGGAAGAGCGAAAGATTAAAGAATACATGAACAAGTAA
- a CDS encoding helix-turn-helix domain-containing protein yields the protein MSIKHYKPSKYLSPYIDRYFVCSQTKSLPLILPGTGLEVLFHIDTPLSINNEKLDIAHVICPREKLIFDSTNHVHYISVRFHSGGFRHFASIPHTQIVNQYLSVEEIWQNEGREFLEILYSLPSVDEKIKLIDFFLYNQLKKHHFSTIVNWDLIIKTLYKNFNSIPLHELASQSNLSYRQFERLFKQKFGVSPKKFQRITRLQKTVKQVLLSSNKHYLSTALDNGYYDQSHFIKEFQSFTNLKPSQYFVTKNFENHFYYKPLS from the coding sequence ATGAGTATAAAACACTATAAGCCATCAAAATACCTATCTCCTTATATTGATAGGTATTTTGTTTGTTCTCAAACTAAAAGTCTTCCTTTAATTTTACCAGGCACTGGTTTAGAAGTACTTTTTCATATAGACACTCCCTTATCCATCAATAATGAAAAATTAGATATTGCTCATGTTATTTGTCCGAGAGAAAAATTAATTTTTGATTCAACTAACCATGTACATTATATTTCTGTACGTTTTCATAGTGGTGGTTTTAGACATTTTGCTTCTATTCCGCATACACAAATTGTTAATCAATATTTATCTGTAGAAGAAATATGGCAAAATGAAGGTAGAGAGTTTTTAGAAATTCTTTATTCATTACCTAGTGTAGACGAAAAAATTAAACTAATTGATTTCTTTCTATATAATCAATTAAAAAAACATCATTTTTCTACTATAGTTAATTGGGATTTGATAATTAAAACGCTATACAAAAACTTCAATTCAATACCTCTCCATGAATTGGCTTCTCAAAGTAATCTAAGTTACCGTCAATTTGAACGTCTGTTCAAACAAAAGTTTGGCGTTTCTCCTAAAAAATTTCAACGAATCACTAGGCTTCAAAAAACTGTAAAACAAGTATTGCTATCGAGTAACAAACATTATTTGTCTACTGCTTTAGATAATGGTTATTACGACCAAAGTCATTTTATTAAAGAATTTCAAAGTTTTACAAATCTTAAACCTTCCCAGTATTTTGTAACTAAAAACTTTGAAAACCACTTTTATTATAAACCTTTAAGCTAG
- a CDS encoding 2TM domain-containing protein: protein MEGNYREEKKYLEAKKKVKQVKGFYAHALVNIISVIIIVLVNLKFSPYYHWFWFPVIGIVLVTFIHWMLVFGVNILGLGKDWEEKKIKEYLNKKD, encoded by the coding sequence ATGGAAGGTAATTATAGAGAAGAAAAAAAGTATTTAGAGGCTAAAAAGAAAGTAAAACAAGTAAAAGGGTTTTATGCTCATGCTTTAGTAAATATCATTTCAGTGATTATTATTGTTTTAGTGAATTTAAAATTCTCACCTTATTATCATTGGTTTTGGTTTCCTGTTATAGGAATAGTACTAGTGACTTTTATTCATTGGATGCTAGTTTTTGGTGTTAACATTTTAGGGCTTGGAAAAGATTGGGAGGAGAAGAAGATAAAGGAATACTTAAATAAAAAGGATTAG
- a CDS encoding RNA polymerase sigma factor: protein MKKELENRFLTDFEANQNIVHKVCRIYTTNQNAHNDLFQEITIQLWKNYGKFRGDAKFSTWMYRVALNTAISLYRKSTRSIKTQDFTDYSFKIKAEEYDDTEEIQLKALYGAIRKLNDIDKALIFLYLEDKPYKEISETLGISQVNARVKMNRAKDKLKKILNP, encoded by the coding sequence GTGAAAAAAGAATTAGAAAATAGATTTTTAACTGATTTCGAAGCCAATCAAAACATTGTGCATAAGGTATGTAGGATTTATACAACCAATCAAAATGCACATAACGATTTGTTTCAAGAAATCACCATTCAGTTATGGAAAAACTATGGTAAGTTTAGAGGAGATGCAAAATTTAGTACTTGGATGTATCGAGTAGCATTAAATACTGCTATTTCTTTATATAGAAAATCAACAAGAAGTATAAAAACACAAGACTTTACAGACTATTCTTTTAAAATTAAAGCAGAAGAATATGACGACACTGAAGAAATACAATTAAAAGCCTTATATGGTGCTATTCGTAAACTAAATGATATTGATAAAGCGCTAATTTTTTTATACCTAGAAGACAAGCCCTATAAAGAAATTTCTGAAACCTTAGGTATTAGTCAAGTAAATGCTCGAGTTAAAATGAACAGAGCAAAAGATAAATTAAAAAAGATATTAAACCCATAA
- a CDS encoding 2TM domain-containing protein has translation MKTPVKKTFNSLKNDIWICLKLTIIFGVVFTIINQAFTLKEAGLVFLFSGMYSFVLGLGNGIINGYLSKKWDWVLQTNQRVWAGIIATISYTTVAVLLIHYVQYFVIFNNNIDNFFNGRFLWMHLFAIILSLAIAVFFHAKDFMVNWKASVKQETTQHEIVAKTETAKFETLKNQIDPHFLFNSLNVLTSLISENPKQAEKFTTKLSKVYRYVLEQRNKELVPIQEELQFAKTYMELLQMRFEEAIQFNIPEEVSNSDLKIVPLSLQLLLENAVKHNVVSSNKPLEINIFEEEGFLKIQNNVNPKEAIGKSTKVGLRNIADRYGLITDRNIQIINNNKIFTVCLPLLINIKDSIMDTKSLENSNYVKAVEKVEKLKEFYQNLVSYCIVIPFLIFINLKTYSKFQWFWFPMIGWGIGLIFHYLEVNNYNLFLGKNWEERKIKELMNDDKKL, from the coding sequence ATGAAAACACCAGTAAAAAAAACATTTAATAGTTTGAAGAATGATATTTGGATTTGCTTAAAGCTTACAATTATTTTTGGTGTTGTTTTTACTATAATAAATCAGGCTTTTACATTAAAAGAAGCTGGATTAGTGTTTTTGTTTTCAGGAATGTATTCTTTTGTTCTGGGGTTAGGTAATGGAATTATTAATGGTTATTTAAGTAAAAAATGGGATTGGGTTTTGCAAACCAATCAAAGAGTTTGGGCAGGAATCATAGCAACAATAAGCTATACAACTGTAGCTGTATTATTAATCCATTACGTACAGTACTTTGTGATTTTTAATAATAATATAGATAACTTCTTTAATGGACGATTTTTATGGATGCATTTATTTGCAATTATACTATCGTTAGCTATCGCTGTGTTTTTTCATGCGAAAGATTTTATGGTAAACTGGAAAGCGTCTGTAAAACAAGAAACAACACAGCATGAAATAGTCGCTAAAACTGAAACAGCAAAGTTTGAAACGTTAAAGAACCAGATAGATCCACATTTTCTATTTAATAGTTTAAATGTACTAACCTCTTTAATTAGCGAAAATCCAAAACAAGCAGAGAAGTTTACAACAAAGTTATCTAAAGTGTATAGATATGTACTAGAACAACGTAATAAAGAATTGGTGCCTATACAAGAAGAATTACAATTTGCTAAGACGTATATGGAGTTATTACAAATGCGTTTTGAAGAAGCTATTCAATTTAATATTCCAGAAGAAGTAAGTAATTCAGATTTAAAAATAGTTCCTCTATCTCTTCAATTATTATTAGAAAATGCAGTAAAACACAATGTAGTTTCTTCAAATAAACCCTTAGAAATAAACATTTTTGAAGAAGAAGGTTTTTTAAAGATTCAAAACAACGTTAATCCGAAAGAGGCTATAGGAAAAAGTACAAAAGTAGGATTAAGAAATATAGCAGATCGTTACGGTTTAATAACCGATAGAAATATTCAAATAATTAATAATAATAAAATATTCACAGTGTGTTTACCGCTGTTAATTAATATAAAAGATAGTATCATGGATACAAAAAGTTTAGAAAACAGTAATTATGTAAAAGCAGTAGAAAAGGTAGAAAAACTAAAAGAGTTTTATCAAAACTTAGTTTCGTATTGTATAGTTATTCCTTTTTTAATTTTTATAAACCTCAAAACATATTCAAAGTTTCAATGGTTTTGGTTTCCTATGATAGGTTGGGGGATAGGATTAATTTTTCATTATTTAGAAGTAAATAATTATAATTTATTCTTAGGTAAAAATTGGGAAGAACGCAAGATTAAGGAGTTAATGAATGATGATAAAAAATTATAA
- a CDS encoding LytR/AlgR family response regulator transcription factor — MNVIIIEDEKPAARRLSRMLAELDIEVQQMLHSVEESINWFQNNSHPDLIFLDIQLSDGLSFEIFEEVTVKSAIIFTTAYDEYALKAFKLNSIDYLLKPIDEDELTIAVNKFKEHQPIQSNIQVNIDDIRKLLINPVDRKYKKRFTIKVGQHLKIINTEDIECFYSENKATYIHTNANRNYLIDNSLEYWQEELDPEQFFRVNRTFIVHINAIKDIVSYTNSRLQLKLESYEDSEIIVSRERVKDFKNWID; from the coding sequence ATGAATGTTATAATTATTGAAGACGAAAAGCCAGCTGCAAGACGGTTAAGTAGAATGTTAGCTGAATTAGATATAGAAGTTCAACAAATGTTGCACTCAGTAGAAGAGTCGATTAACTGGTTTCAAAACAATTCTCATCCTGATTTAATTTTTTTAGATATTCAACTTTCAGATGGATTATCATTCGAAATTTTTGAAGAAGTAACTGTGAAATCAGCTATCATTTTTACAACGGCTTATGATGAATATGCATTAAAAGCATTCAAGTTAAATTCTATAGACTATTTGTTAAAACCCATAGATGAAGATGAGTTAACAATAGCAGTAAATAAATTTAAAGAGCATCAACCTATACAAAGTAATATACAGGTTAATATAGATGACATTCGTAAGCTGTTGATTAACCCAGTTGATAGAAAATATAAAAAGCGATTTACTATAAAAGTGGGACAGCACTTAAAAATTATCAATACAGAAGATATTGAATGTTTTTACTCAGAAAATAAAGCAACTTACATACATACAAATGCTAATAGAAATTATTTAATAGATAACTCTTTAGAATATTGGCAAGAAGAGTTAGACCCCGAGCAATTTTTTAGGGTAAATAGAACATTTATAGTACACATAAATGCCATAAAAGATATTGTTTCTTATACCAACTCACGCTTACAACTAAAATTAGAATCTTATGAAGACTCAGAAATAATTGTAAGTAGAGAGCGTGTAAAAGATTTTAAAAACTGGATTGACTAG
- a CDS encoding DUF2141 domain-containing protein, with translation MKLVIHIVITVVLFTIETISAQDKTIATTVVNVTSDKGKIKFALYTKENFRKEPLQAKESVIIKGKSTVIFEKVSEGEYAIICFHDANNNNKMDFEPNGMPIEDYGVSNNKLSRFGPPVFDEAKFLVKDKNVSFDIKF, from the coding sequence ATGAAACTTGTAATCCATATTGTTATTACAGTCGTCTTGTTTACAATTGAAACAATTTCAGCTCAAGACAAAACAATTGCAACGACAGTTGTAAATGTCACTTCAGATAAAGGAAAAATAAAATTTGCCTTATATACTAAAGAGAACTTTAGAAAAGAACCACTACAGGCAAAAGAATCAGTAATAATAAAGGGAAAAAGTACTGTAATTTTTGAAAAAGTATCAGAAGGAGAATATGCTATTATTTGTTTTCATGACGCAAACAATAATAATAAGATGGATTTTGAACCTAATGGAATGCCAATAGAAGACTATGGAGTATCAAACAATAAATTATCACGTTTTGGACCGCCTGTGTTTGACGAAGCAAAGTTTTTGGTTAAAGATAAAAATGTATCTTTCGATATTAAATTTTAG
- a CDS encoding putative quinol monooxygenase, producing the protein MQKVIIAQIAIQQGKENDFLKLAVEMVKTSNAETGCITYQLHKDLFSEGNYLFYEEYIDKTAVEAHNNSAHFHQFIKDITPLITREPIINIY; encoded by the coding sequence ATGCAAAAAGTAATTATAGCTCAAATAGCAATTCAACAAGGAAAAGAAAACGATTTTTTGAAATTGGCTGTAGAAATGGTAAAAACGAGTAACGCTGAAACAGGATGTATTACCTATCAATTACATAAAGACCTATTTAGTGAAGGTAATTATTTGTTTTATGAAGAGTATATTGATAAAACAGCTGTAGAGGCACATAATAACTCTGCACACTTTCATCAATTTATAAAAGATATTACTCCTTTAATTACCAGAGAGCCTATTATAAATATTTATTAA
- a CDS encoding 2TM domain-containing protein, whose amino-acid sequence MENDYKEEHKYLLAKKRVEKIKGFYWHLAAYIIVNIFISVVIIMGLMNEDKLTFIKAISNFGVYATWVFWGIGVFFHWLGVFGTNIFFNKDWEQRKIQEYLDELKKRENGNYK is encoded by the coding sequence ATGGAAAATGATTATAAAGAAGAACATAAATATTTACTAGCCAAAAAAAGAGTAGAAAAAATAAAAGGATTTTATTGGCATTTAGCAGCATATATAATTGTGAATATATTTATTTCAGTTGTAATTATTATGGGGTTGATGAATGAAGACAAGTTAACTTTTATCAAAGCAATAAGCAATTTTGGTGTATATGCTACTTGGGTTTTTTGGGGGATTGGAGTTTTTTTTCATTGGTTAGGAGTATTTGGAACCAATATTTTTTTTAATAAAGATTGGGAACAACGCAAAATACAAGAGTATCTAGATGAACTAAAAAAGAGAGAAAATGGAAACTATAAATAG